One stretch of Plasmodium yoelii strain 17X genome assembly, chromosome: 5 DNA includes these proteins:
- a CDS encoding calmodulin, putative: MKTQINFPIDKIKLIEKNFNLIDGNGDKKINTEEFKTLIRLLGQTKTDKEIYDIINQHFENEDEKGEDNKHIENNNGKIVKAKEGEIHKNNIVKKNGGKTPPNHDRIKNLINKLNNFNDNYNKQNNGIKTNQPNFKTANGIEKDEIKPKKDINFETFMKIFINTYTEPISLNELINSFETLDSKKTGYTDEHTLKHIMINSNEQISNDDINLFMNSLNFKDKKKIDYILLSKKLKNIIS, encoded by the coding sequence ATGAAAACTCAAATAAATTTTCCcattgataaaataaaattaattgaaaaaaatttcaaTTTGATTGATGGAAATggagataaaaaaattaacactGAAGAATTTAAAACACTGATAAGATTACTTGGGCAAACTAAAACagataaagaaatatatgacATTATTAATCAGCATTTTGAAAACGAAGATGAAAAGGGAGAAGATAATAAacatattgaaaataataatgggAAAATAGTAAAAGCAAAAGAAGGtgaaatacataaaaataatattgttaaaaaaaatggtggAAAAACACCCCCAAATCATGAtcgaataaaaaatttaattaacaaattaaataattttaatgacaattataataaacaaaataacgGAATAAAAACAAACCAACCAAATTTTAAAACAGCTAATGGAAttgaaaaagatgaaatcaaaccaaaaaaagatattaattttgaaacatttatgaaaatatttataaacacATATACAGAACCTATATCATTAAATGAATTAATCAACTCTTTTGAAACTTTGGACAGTAAAAAAACAGGTTATACCGATGAACACACAttgaaacatattatgataaattCTAATGAACAAATTAGTAATGatgatattaatttatttatgaactctttaaattttaaggataaaaaaaaaatcgacTATATTCTTTTatcgaaaaaattaaaaaatataatttcttAA
- a CDS encoding ookinete surface protein P28, which yields MNFKYSFIFLFFIQLAIRYNNAKVTVDTICTNGKLIQMTSHLECKCIPGYGLKNENTCEKIVKCDQLDNINKVCGEYAICGNQATLGLEKALVCSCVNGYLLSQNICKPTKCFNYECPSGKCILDPNNPNNPTCSCDIGKIMQNGKCTGVGQAKCALKCKATEECKLVGTYYECISKNPAPGTGSGTGSGTGSGTGSGTGTPANSSIMNGMSIFSIIALLVIYIAVM from the coding sequence ATGAATTTTAAATacagttttatttttttattttttatccaACTTGCGATaagatataataatgcaAAAGTCACTGTAGACACGATATGTACAAATGGAAAACTAATTCAAATGACTAGTCATTTAGAATGTAAATGTATTCCTGGATATggattaaaaaatgaaaacacTTGTGAGAAAATTGTTAAGTGTGATCAACTCgacaatataaataaagtatGTGGTGAATATGCTATATGTGGAAACCAAGCAACTTTGGGTTTAGAAAAAGCTCTTGTATGTTCATGTGTAAATGGATATTTATTATcacaaaatatatgtaaaccAACAAAATGTTTTAACTATGAATGTCCCTCTGGAAAATGTATACTTGATCCTAATAACCCTAACAATCCAACATGTTCATGTGATATAGGAAAAATTATGCAGAATGGTAAATGTACAGGTGTAGGACAAGCCAAATGTGCATTGAAATGTAAAGCTACAGAAGAATGCAAGTTGGTTGGAACGTATTATGAATGTATTTCCAAAAACCCAGCACCAGGTACAGGCTCAGGTACAGGCTCAGGTACAGGTTCAGGTACAGGTAGTGGTACTGGAACACCAGCAAATAGTAGTATTATGAACGGAATGTCAATATTCAGCATTATTGCATTActtgttatttatatagcAGTAATGTAA